Proteins from a genomic interval of Colletotrichum higginsianum IMI 349063 chromosome 6, whole genome shotgun sequence:
- a CDS encoding Citrinin biosynthesis oxydoreductase CtnB — protein sequence MVKPKILCLHGAGSNAAIFRVQLRRFTKALDDRFDFVFPNAPFECGIGPGMHPTFAGSGPFYRWQCEESNSEHLGLTAEDINRERETVRNHLGNLLKQVSDAPYVGIVAFSQGCGIATGLLLDQHELGRYWGQCLTFQFAWLVCSTYPPLTLLTSPKEHSAIHDQTVGIPSLHLVGTKDPYNGQSRKMYENFWKGPKTKYMEFEGSHHVPTTQADVDRVLGFLSQMTQSVVIM from the exons ATGGTCAAACCCAAGATCCTCTGTCTGCACGGCGCAGGctccaacgccgccatcttcaGAGTCCAGCTCCGGCGGTTCACAAAGGCGCTCGACGACCGTTTCGATTTCGTCTTCCCCAACGCGCCATTCGAATGTGGCATCGGACCCGGTATGCATCCGACCTTTGCTGGCTCGGGGCCGTTCTACCGGTGGCAGTGCGAGGAGTCCAACTCGGAGCACCTCGGGTTGACGGCCGAAGACATCAACCGCGAGCGCGAGACGGTGCGAAACCACCTGGGCAACCTGCTTAAGCAAGTGAGCGATGCGCCGTATGTCGGTATAGTTGCTTTCTCGCAAGGGTGCGGCATCGCCACGGGTTTGCTCCTCGACCAGCACGAGCTGGGTCGGTATTGGGGACAGTGTCTGACGTTCCAGTTCGCCTGGCTGGTGTGCTCTACGTATCCGCCGTTGACATTGCTCACTTCCCCAAAAGAAC ACTCGGCGATTCATGACCAGACTGTAGGGATCCCCTCGCTGCATCTTGTTGGAACAAAAGACCCCTACAATGGGCAGTCAAGGAAGATGTATGAGAACTTCTGGAAGGGGCCGAAGACCAAATACATGGAGTTTGAGGGCAGCCATCACGTTCCTACAACGCAGGCGGATGTAGATAGGGTGCTGGGGTTTTTATCACAGATGACCCAGTCTGTTGTGATTATGTAG
- a CDS encoding Alpha-ketoglutarate-dependent-dichlorophenoxyacetate produces the protein MTMAPHIQTEQLHPVFGASVSGVDFSKPVSEEVQLEIQKALHQYGVLVFRDTALDDQKHVDFAKMFGAIDKLNIPPGSGIKARFETDELQDQGNLGLDGTVLPEESPKAHFNKGNLLFHVDNSYHPQRVKYSMLRAVDLPPQGMGGNTEFVDVRQAWDDLPEPWKQELQANGYRVRHSMWHSRKLASPDFFARLDATNYPSSLRNLVQEHPDTGRALLYLASHCFEIEGLSAAESKEKLDFLMSHATQEKRILSLPWLNKGDMMVWDNRCVMHRGQPLAGPYKRDLRRATILDEGPEAYSFDAKDYDYMKFWSAAFHVMQQYDTGVQEAAKKQLGLAGKDVAGLEKAIPTV, from the exons ATGACAATGGCACCCCACATTCAGACGGAGCAGCTTCACCCCGTTTTCGGGGCTTCGGTGTCGGGAGTAGATTTCTCCAAGCCGGTCTCTGAAGAAGTGCAACTAGAGATTCAGAAAGCCCTGCATCAG TATGGGGTTCTTGTGTTTCGGGACACGGCACTTGACGACCAGAAGCATGTCGATTTTGCCAAAATGTTTGGTGCTATCGACAAGTTGAACATTCCGCCTGGCAGCGGCATCAAAGCCCGTTTCGAGACGGATGAGTTGCAGGATCAAGGAAATCTGGGCTTGGACGGTACGGTTCTTCCTGAGGAGTCTCCAAAGGCACACTTCAACAAG GGCAATTTGCTGTTTCACGTAGACAATAGCTATCACCCCCAGCGGGTGAAATACTCCATGCTtcgcgccgtcgacctccCTCCCCAAGGGATGGGCGGGAACACCGAGTTCGTCGATGTGCGCCAGGCGTGGGACGACTTACCGGAGCCGTGGAAGCAGGAGCTCCAAGCAAACGGGTATCGAGTGAGGCACTCCATGTGGCACTCCCGCAAGCTCGCCTCGCCCGATTTCTTTGCGCGGCTCGATGCCACAAACTACCCGTCCTCTCTCCGAAACCTGGTCCAGGAGCACCCCGACACCGGGCGAGCCCTCCTGTACCTTGCCTCGCACTGCTTCGAGATCGAGGGCTTGTCGGCGGCCGAGTCCAAAGAAAAGCTCGACTTCCTGATGAGCCACGCCACACAGGAAAAGCGTATTCTCTCCCTTCCCTGGCTCAACAAAGGCGACATGATGGTCTGGGATAACCGTTGCGTGATGCACCGTGGGCAGCCTCTTGCAGGACCTTACAAGCGAGACTTGCGTCGGGCTACGATTCTCGACGAGGGCCCGGAGGCGTACAGTTTCGACGCAAAGGACTATGATTACATGAAGTTTTGGTCCGCCGCTTTCCATGTCATGCAGCAGTATGACACTGGAGTCCAGGAGGCGGCAAAGAAGCAGCTTGGTCTTGCGGGAaaggacgtcgccggcctggagAAGGCCATACCTACAGTGTAG
- a CDS encoding Efflux pump: MDSLSIRSEPLQQEKNVQHEYLQGRALWAAMGGTCLVVFVHFLDGSILGPAIPNITDEFESLHDIGWYGSAYFITNTVFQPIAGKIFTFLPTKWSLIGFILFFEIGSLLCGIASSSAMLILGRAVAGMGGSGLLIGNQTVIAGLAPLEKRPVAAPGMLLGPIVGGIITEYSTWRWSSKILTLVPVFYMNLPIGAVAILLLVFTGIPEQTAKPDWRIVLRGLHHYFDILGCSLCTAATCLLLLVLNIGGDLLPWNSPILIGMFVFSVILFAFFVYWSAHMGHRALMPPSIAKQRVVWSGAATLMFTIGATTVQSYFLPLYFQSVRGESALTGAVYTIPGLPGQILFSLASGFLIGKIGYYLPWALVGTAVHTVACGLLSRFSTATPTPYWILSQFLAGCGRGMSLQSPSIAAQIALPQDQISIASSIVTFGMYLGSALASTAASVAFDNVLRTEVERRVSNAAAADIVLTGGATEFRHVLSGDELASALDAFAGGLRGVFLLATGLSGVSFLFAWGMRSSNAGTQRTEEGNVKETKGVIGDNAN; the protein is encoded by the exons ATGGATTCGCTATCCATTCGATCCGAACCCCTCCAACAAGAGAAGAACGTGCAGCATGAATATCTGCAAGGCAGGGCATTGTGGGCGGCAATGGGAGGAACTTGTCTAGTCGTGTTTGTCCACTTTCTCGACGGCTCAATCCTCGGTCCC GCCATACCGAATATCACGGACGAATTCGAATCTCTTCATGATATCGGCTGGTACGGGAGCGCGTACTTCATCACCAA CACTGTTTTCCAACCGATTGCCGGCAAGATATTCACTTTCCTCCCTACAAAG TGGTCTCTCATAGGCTTCATCCTGTTTTTCGAAATCGGGTCCCTTTTATGTGGAATAGcaagctcctcggcgatgctcATCTTGGGCAGAGCAGTGGCGGGCATGGGGGGTTCCGGTCTCTTGATAGGAAATCAAACCGTCATTGCGGGCTTGGCGCCTTTGGAAAAACGACCAG TCGCGGCCCCTGGCATGCTTTTGGGTCCGATTGTCGGAGGCATCATTACCGAGTACAGCACCTGGCGTTGGA GTTCCAAGATACTCACACTCGTGCCAGTCTTTTACATGAATCTCcccatcggcgccgtggcAATCCTGCTACTAGTTTTCACGGGTATACCGGAGCAGACCGCAAAGCCCGACTGGCGCATCGTGCTCCGTGGCCTCCACCACTATTTCGACATTCTGGGCTGCAGCCTCTGCACGGCCGCGACCTGCTTGCTGCTTCTAGTCCTCAAtatcggcggcgacctgctccccTGGAACAGTCCCATACTCATTGGCATGTTTGTGTTTTCCGTCATCCTGTTTGCGTTTTTCGTCTACTGGAGTGCTCACATGGGCCATCGGGCGTTGATGCCACCGTCCATTGCCAAGCAGCGGGTTGTTTGGTCCGGCGCGGCGACTCTGATGTTCACCATCGGTGCGACGACAGTACAGAGCTACTTTCTGCCGCTCTACTTCCAGTCTGTGCGTGGCGAGTCCGCCCTGACCGGTGCGGTCTACACGATCCCCGGATTGCCGGGCCAGATCTTGTTCTCTCTCGCATCGGGCTTCCTGA TCGGCAAGATTGGGTACTATCTTCCGTGGGCGTTGGTAGGTACTGCTGTGCACACCGTGGCATGCGGTCTGCTGAGCAGGTTCTCGACCGCCACGCCCACTCCTTATTGGATCCTGTCCCAGTTCCTTGCCGGTTGCGGACGCGGAATGTCGCTGCAGTCA CCCAGCATTGCTGCCCAAATCGCCTTGCCTCAAGACCAAATCTCCATTGCGTCCTCCATCGTGACGTTTGGCATGTATCTCGGAAGTGCGCTTGCATCGACTGCTGCCAGTGTCGCTTTCGACAACGTGTTGCGGACGGAGGTCGAGCGACGCGTCTCCAACGCAGCCGCGGCAGACATCGTGCTAACCGGAGGAGCAACAGAGTTTCGCCACGTCTTGTCCGGGGACGAGCTCGCAAGTGCCTTGGACGCATTTGCGGGTGGTCTCCGGGGCGTGTTCCTACTTGCTACGGGCCTGTCTGGAGTCTCTTTCCTCTTCGCCTGGGGCATGAGATCATCCAACGCAGGGACTCAAAGGACTGAGGAGGGTAACGTCAAGGAGACTAAGGGCGTGATCGGTGATAATGCGAATTGA